In the genome of Streptomyces globosus, one region contains:
- a CDS encoding GNAT family N-acetyltransferase: MPDPAAAPAPFTVRRAASPEDLEACFALRTEVFVVEQSVPESVEYDAYDAAAVHVLAVAADGTPLGTGRLLHGPAALGKTGDPAAGSLGRLAVAAPARGLGVGAALVRAIEAEAARLGLTAVTLGAQVHALGFYERLGYEPYGPAYEEAGIAHCAMRRTLDARGARP, from the coding sequence GTGCCGGACCCCGCCGCGGCGCCCGCCCCGTTCACGGTCCGGCGCGCCGCCTCGCCGGAGGACCTGGAGGCCTGCTTCGCGCTGCGCACGGAGGTGTTCGTCGTCGAGCAGTCCGTACCGGAGTCCGTCGAGTACGACGCCTACGACGCGGCCGCGGTCCACGTCCTGGCCGTCGCGGCCGACGGGACCCCGCTCGGCACCGGCCGGCTGCTGCACGGCCCGGCAGCCCTCGGCAAGACCGGCGACCCGGCAGCCGGCTCGCTCGGCCGCCTCGCCGTCGCCGCGCCCGCCCGCGGCCTCGGCGTCGGGGCGGCGCTGGTCCGGGCGATCGAGGCGGAGGCCGCCCGGCTCGGGCTGACCGCGGTCACTCTCGGCGCACAGGTCCACGCCCTCGGCTTCTACGAGCGGCTCGGCTACGAGCCGTACGGCCCCGCGTACGAGGAGGCGGGCATCGCCCACTGCGCGATGCGGCGCACGCTGGACGCCCGCGGCGCCAGGCCCTGA
- a CDS encoding RluA family pseudouridine synthase — MSTIPEIRTLPVPDGLEGERVDAAISRMFGFSRTKAAELAAAGKVSVDGSVVGKSERVHGGAWLEVEMPAPPRPVEVVAEPVPGMEIIHDDDDIVVIMKPVGVAAHPSPGWTGTTVIGGLAAAGYRISTSGAAERQGIVHRLDVGTSGLMAVAKSERAYTSLKNQFRERVVDKRYHALVQGHPDPMSGTIDAPIGRHPSADYKWAVTQDGKPSVTHYDLIEAFRAASLLDIKLETGRTHQIRVHMSAHRHPCVGDLTYGADPTIAKRLKLTRQWLHAVRLGFEHPADGQWVEFESGYPADLQHALDVIRAESE; from the coding sequence GTGAGCACGATTCCCGAGATCCGCACCCTGCCCGTACCCGACGGCCTCGAAGGCGAGCGCGTCGACGCCGCCATCTCCCGTATGTTCGGCTTCTCCCGGACGAAGGCCGCCGAGCTCGCCGCCGCGGGGAAGGTCTCGGTCGACGGCAGCGTCGTCGGGAAGTCCGAGCGCGTCCACGGCGGCGCCTGGCTCGAGGTCGAGATGCCCGCCCCGCCGCGCCCCGTCGAGGTCGTCGCCGAGCCCGTCCCCGGCATGGAGATCATCCACGACGACGACGACATCGTGGTCATCATGAAGCCGGTCGGCGTCGCCGCCCACCCGAGCCCCGGCTGGACCGGCACCACCGTCATCGGCGGCCTCGCCGCCGCCGGCTACCGCATCTCCACCTCCGGCGCCGCCGAGCGCCAGGGCATCGTGCACCGCCTCGACGTCGGCACCTCCGGCCTCATGGCCGTCGCCAAGTCCGAGCGCGCCTACACCTCGCTGAAGAACCAGTTCCGCGAGCGCGTCGTCGACAAGCGCTACCACGCCCTCGTCCAGGGCCACCCCGACCCGATGAGCGGCACCATCGACGCCCCGATCGGCCGGCACCCCAGCGCCGACTACAAGTGGGCCGTGACCCAGGACGGCAAGCCGTCGGTCACCCACTACGACCTGATCGAGGCCTTCCGCGCCGCCTCCCTGCTCGACATCAAGCTGGAGACCGGGCGCACCCACCAGATCCGCGTCCACATGTCCGCCCACCGGCACCCCTGCGTCGGCGACCTCACCTACGGGGCCGACCCGACCATCGCCAAGCGGCTGAAGCTGACCCGCCAGTGGCTGCACGCCGTGCGCCTCGGCTTCGAGCACCCCGCCGACGGGCAGTGGGTCGAGTTCGAGAGCGGCTACCCGGCGGACCTCCAGCACGCCCTGGACGTGATCCGCGCCGAGAGCGAGTGA
- the lspA gene encoding signal peptidase II: protein MAEAERIIGTPEVGDEAQPEPEAPRGRRRIAALLVVAAIAYLLDLGTKMVVVAELEHQPPIRIIGDLLRFEAVRNPGAAFGFGEAFTILFTVIAASVIVVIVRLARKLYSLPWAIALGLLLGGALGNLTDRIFRSPGVFRGAVVDFIAPAHFAVFNLADTAIVCGGILIVLLSFRGLDPDGTVHKD from the coding sequence GTGGCAGAGGCGGAGCGCATCATCGGTACGCCGGAGGTCGGGGACGAAGCCCAGCCCGAGCCCGAGGCGCCCAGGGGGCGCCGGAGGATCGCGGCGCTGCTCGTCGTCGCGGCCATCGCCTACCTGCTCGACCTGGGCACCAAGATGGTCGTCGTGGCGGAGCTGGAGCACCAGCCGCCCATCCGGATCATCGGCGACCTGCTGCGGTTCGAGGCCGTCCGCAACCCGGGCGCGGCCTTCGGCTTCGGCGAGGCCTTCACGATCCTCTTCACGGTGATCGCCGCCTCGGTGATCGTCGTGATCGTCCGGCTGGCCCGCAAGCTGTACAGCCTGCCGTGGGCGATCGCGCTCGGCCTGCTCCTCGGCGGGGCGCTGGGCAACCTCACCGACCGGATCTTCCGCTCGCCGGGCGTGTTCCGCGGCGCCGTCGTCGACTTCATCGCGCCCGCCCACTTCGCCGTCTTCAACCTCGCCGACACGGCGATCGTCTGCGGCGGCATCCTGATCGTCCTGCTGTCCTTCCGGGGACTCGACCCGGACGGTACGGTCCACAAGGACTGA